A stretch of the Vitis vinifera cultivar Pinot Noir 40024 chromosome 16, ASM3070453v1 genome encodes the following:
- the LOC100242994 gene encoding stilbene synthase 6: MASVEEFRNAQRAKGPATILAIGTATPDHCVYQSDYADYYFRVTKSEHMTELKKKFNRICDKSMIKKRYIHLTEEMLEEHPNIGAYMAPSLNIRQEIITAEVPRLGRDAALKALKEWGQPKSKITHLVFCTTSGVEMPGADYKLANLLGLETSVRRVMLYHQGCYAGGTVLRTAKDLAENNAGARVLVVCSEITVVTFRGPSEDALDSLVGQALFGDGSSAVIVGSDPDVSIERPLFQLVSAAQTFIPNSAGAIAGNLREVGLTFHLWPNVPTLISENIEKCLTQAFDPLGISDWNSLFWIAHPGGPAILDAVEAKLNLEKKKLEATRHVLSEYGNMSSACVLFILDEMRKKSLKGENATTGEGLDWGVLFGFGPGLTIETVVLHSIPTVTN, encoded by the exons ATGGCTTCAGTTGAGGAATTTAGAAACGCTCAACGTGCCAAGGGTCCGGCCACTATCCTAGCCATTGGCACAGCTACTCCTGACCACTGTGTCTACCAGTCTGATTATGCTGATTACTATTTCAGGGTCACTAAGAGCGAGCACATGACTGAGTTGAAGAAGAAGTTCAATCGCATAT GTGACAAATCAATGATCAAGAAGCGTTACATTCACTTGACCGAAGAAATGCTTGAGGAGCACCCAAACATTGGTGCTTATATGGCTCCATCTCTTAACATACGCCAAGAGATTATCACTGCTGAGGTACCTAGACTTGGTAGGGATGCAGCATTGAAGGCTCTTAAAGAGTGGGGCCAACCAAAGTCCAAGATCACCCATCTTGTATTTTGTACAACCTCCGGTGTAGAAATGCCCGGTGCGGATTACAAACTCGCTAATCTCTTAGGTCTTGAAACATCGGTTAGAAGGGTGATGTTGTACCATCAAGGGTGCTATGCAGGTGGAACTGTCCTTCGAACTGCTAAGGATCTTGCAGAAAATAATGCAGGAGCACGAGTTCTTGTGGTGTGCTCTGAGATCACTGTTGTTACATTCCGTGGCCCTTCCGAAGATGCTTTGGACTCTTTAGTTGGCCAAGCCCTTTTTGGTGATGGGTCTTCAGCTGTGATTGTTGGATCAGATCCAGATGTCTCGATTGAACGACCACTCTTCCAACTTGTTTCAGCAGCCCAAACATTTATTCCTAATTCAGCAGGAGCCATTGCCGGAAACTTACGTGAGGTGGGGCTCACCTTTCATTTGTGGCCCAATGTGCCTACTTTGATTTCTGAGAACATAGAGAAATGCTTGACCCAGGCTTTTGACCCACTTGGTATTAGCGATTGGAACTCGTTATTTTGGATTGCTCACCCAGGTGGCCCTGCAATTCTCGATGCAGTTGAAGCAAAACTcaatttagagaaaaagaaactcGAAGCAACTAGGCATGTGTTAAGTGAGTACGGTAACATGTCAAGTGCATGTGTGTTGTTTATTTTGGATGAGATGAGAAAGAAATCCTTGAAGGGGGAAAATGCTACCACAGGTGAAGGATTGGATTGGGGAGTATTATTCGGTTTTGGGCCGGGCTTGACCATCGAAACTGTTGTGCTGCATAGCATTCCTACAGTTACaaattaa